In one Melopsittacus undulatus isolate bMelUnd1 chromosome 4, bMelUnd1.mat.Z, whole genome shotgun sequence genomic region, the following are encoded:
- the MLH3 gene encoding DNA mismatch repair protein Mlh3 isoform X3 codes for MIFLSILQVLQQVDNKFIACLINTRNEMDRETDGNLLILVDQHAAHERIRLEQLIADSYEKEAAACGKKKLLSSSISPPLEIKVTEEQRRVLRCCYKNLEDLGLELSFPESNRSLILVRKVPLCFIEREANELRRKRQPVTKSIVEELIQEQVELVQSTGGRTRGTLPLTFLKVLASQACHGAIKFNEHLTLEESCRLIEALSSCQLPFQCAHGRPSMMPLADTEHLQQDKQPKPNLARLRKMARAWHLFGKKRA; via the exons ATGATTTTTCTGAGTATCTTGCAGGTTCTTCAGCAAGTGGACAATAAATTTATCGCTTGTTTAATCAACACTAGAAATGAAATGGATAGAGAGACAG ATGGAAACCTCTTGATTTTGGTGGACCAACATGCAGCTCATGAACGGATCCGCTTGGAGCAGCTTATTGCAG ATTCCTATGAAAAGGAAGCTGCAGCATGTGGCAAGAAGAAATTACTGTCTTCCTCCATCTCTCCCCCTTTGGAGATCAAAGTTACAGAAGAGCAAAGAAGAGTTCTACG atgcTGCTACAAGAATTTGGAGGACTTGGGTCTTGAATTATCATTTCCTGAGTCCAACAGGTCCTTGATTCTAGTGAGAAAAGTGCCACTGTGTTTTATAGAAAGAGAAGCCAATGAATTACGACGGAAAAGACAGCCTGTCACTAAAAGCATTGTTGAG gagCTTATTCAAGAGCAGGTTGAG CTAGTGCAGAGCACAGGAGGAAGAACACGAGGGACACTGCCTCTGACGTTTCTGAAGGTGTTAGCTTCCCAGGCCTGTCATG GTGCTATCAAGTTCAATGAGCATTTGACTTTGGAGGAGAGCTGCAGGCTTATTGAAGCTTTATCATCTTGCCAGCTTCCCTTCCAGTGTGCTCACGGAAGACCTTCCATGATGCCTCTTGCAGACACAGAACATCTCCAGCAGGACAAGCAG CCCAAGCCCAACCTGGCTAGACTGCGGAAGATGGCACGGGCATGGCAcctctttggaaaaaaaagagcctaa
- the MLH3 gene encoding DNA mismatch repair protein Mlh3 isoform X4 — protein MVHSMQVLQQVDNKFIACLINTRNEMDRETDGNLLILVDQHAAHERIRLEQLIADSYEKEAAACGKKKLLSSSISPPLEIKVTEEQRRVLRCCYKNLEDLGLELSFPESNRSLILVRKVPLCFIEREANELRRKRQPVTKSIVEELIQEQVELVQSTGGRTRGTLPLTFLKVLASQACHGAIKFNEHLTLEESCRLIEALSSCQLPFQCAHGRPSMMPLADTEHLQQDKQPKPNLARLRKMARAWHLFGKKRA, from the exons ATGGTTCATTCAATGCAG GTTCTTCAGCAAGTGGACAATAAATTTATCGCTTGTTTAATCAACACTAGAAATGAAATGGATAGAGAGACAG ATGGAAACCTCTTGATTTTGGTGGACCAACATGCAGCTCATGAACGGATCCGCTTGGAGCAGCTTATTGCAG ATTCCTATGAAAAGGAAGCTGCAGCATGTGGCAAGAAGAAATTACTGTCTTCCTCCATCTCTCCCCCTTTGGAGATCAAAGTTACAGAAGAGCAAAGAAGAGTTCTACG atgcTGCTACAAGAATTTGGAGGACTTGGGTCTTGAATTATCATTTCCTGAGTCCAACAGGTCCTTGATTCTAGTGAGAAAAGTGCCACTGTGTTTTATAGAAAGAGAAGCCAATGAATTACGACGGAAAAGACAGCCTGTCACTAAAAGCATTGTTGAG gagCTTATTCAAGAGCAGGTTGAG CTAGTGCAGAGCACAGGAGGAAGAACACGAGGGACACTGCCTCTGACGTTTCTGAAGGTGTTAGCTTCCCAGGCCTGTCATG GTGCTATCAAGTTCAATGAGCATTTGACTTTGGAGGAGAGCTGCAGGCTTATTGAAGCTTTATCATCTTGCCAGCTTCCCTTCCAGTGTGCTCACGGAAGACCTTCCATGATGCCTCTTGCAGACACAGAACATCTCCAGCAGGACAAGCAG CCCAAGCCCAACCTGGCTAGACTGCGGAAGATGGCACGGGCATGGCAcctctttggaaaaaaaagagcctaa